The following proteins come from a genomic window of Lolium rigidum isolate FL_2022 chromosome 5, APGP_CSIRO_Lrig_0.1, whole genome shotgun sequence:
- the LOC124652787 gene encoding single myb histone 6-like isoform X1, translated as MGAPKQKWTAEEEAALKAGISKHGTGKWRTILKDPEFSSILRYRSNVDLKDKWRNMNVTVNASGSREKVRATPTPAFKKLRSAPKQESTSASAVAIVPVASDGDDEMAEAAPIAAISAPGKSLSSSVHACRLENIILEAVKTLNEPTGSYKTAIANYIEEQYWPPADFDHVLSAKLNELTSSGKLIKVNRKYRLAPSSSLLEGRSSKMLLLEDIQREPVKVERVERDEFAARTKSQVDAELARMRNMTAEEAAAAAARAVAEAEAIMAEAEAAVREAEAAEADAVAAQAFAEAAMSTLKSRSSTKLIIRGRDIS; from the exons ATGGGGGCGCCGAAGCAGAAgtggacggcggaggaggaggcggcgctcaaGGCCGGGATCTCCAAGCACGGCACCGGAAAATGGCGCACCATACTCAAGGACCCCGAGTTCAGCAGCATCCTGCGCTACCGCTCCAACGTCGACCTCAAG GACAAGTGGCGGAACATGAACGTGACCGTGAACGCGTCGGGCTCCCGCGAGAAGGTGAGGGCGACGCCGACGCCCGCCTTCAAGAAGCTGAGGTCCGCGCCCAAGCAGGAGAGCACCTCGGCCTCGGCGGTGGCGATCGTGCCGGTCGCTTCCGACGGCGACGATGAAATGGCGGAAGCGGCGCCTATCGCGGCGATCAGCGCGCCGGGCAAATCCCTCTCCAG CTCTGTGCATGCCTGCAGGCTGGAGAATATCATACTGGAGGCCGTCAAGACCTTGAATGAGCCCACGGGGTCGTACAAGACAGCCATCGCTAACTACATTGAG GAACAATACTGGCCACCTGCCGATTTTGATCATGTACTGTCTGCAAAACTGAATGAGTTGACATCATCTGGGAAATTGATAAAG GTGAATCGGAAGTACAGGCTTGCCCCTAGCTCATCTTTATTAGAAGGGCGAAGCTCCAAAATGCTGCTTCTTGAAGATATACAAAGGGAGCCAGTCAAGGTAGAGAGGGTAGAGAGGGATGAGTTTGCAGCCCGCACTAAATCTCAAGTGGATGCTGAACTTGCACGGATGAGAAACATGACTGCAGAAGAGGCTGCAGCTGCAGCGGCTCGTGCAGTTGCAGAGGCAGAAGCTATCATGGCTGAAGCTGAAGCCGCAGTAAGAGAAGCGGAGGCTGCAGAAGCTGATGCTGTAGCTGCACAAGCCTTTGCTGAAGCAGCGATGTCGACATTGAAAAGCCGAAGTTCGACAAAATTG ATCATTCGAGGTAGAGACATCTCATGA
- the LOC124652787 gene encoding single myb histone 6-like isoform X2 encodes MGAPKQKWTAEEEAALKAGISKHGTGKWRTILKDPEFSSILRYRSNVDLKDKWRNMNVTVNASGSREKVRATPTPAFKKLRSAPKQESTSASAVAIVPVASDGDDEMAEAAPIAAISAPGKSLSRLENIILEAVKTLNEPTGSYKTAIANYIEEQYWPPADFDHVLSAKLNELTSSGKLIKVNRKYRLAPSSSLLEGRSSKMLLLEDIQREPVKVERVERDEFAARTKSQVDAELARMRNMTAEEAAAAAARAVAEAEAIMAEAEAAVREAEAAEADAVAAQAFAEAAMSTLKSRSSTKLIIRGRDIS; translated from the exons ATGGGGGCGCCGAAGCAGAAgtggacggcggaggaggaggcggcgctcaaGGCCGGGATCTCCAAGCACGGCACCGGAAAATGGCGCACCATACTCAAGGACCCCGAGTTCAGCAGCATCCTGCGCTACCGCTCCAACGTCGACCTCAAG GACAAGTGGCGGAACATGAACGTGACCGTGAACGCGTCGGGCTCCCGCGAGAAGGTGAGGGCGACGCCGACGCCCGCCTTCAAGAAGCTGAGGTCCGCGCCCAAGCAGGAGAGCACCTCGGCCTCGGCGGTGGCGATCGTGCCGGTCGCTTCCGACGGCGACGATGAAATGGCGGAAGCGGCGCCTATCGCGGCGATCAGCGCGCCGGGCAAATCCCTCTCCAG GCTGGAGAATATCATACTGGAGGCCGTCAAGACCTTGAATGAGCCCACGGGGTCGTACAAGACAGCCATCGCTAACTACATTGAG GAACAATACTGGCCACCTGCCGATTTTGATCATGTACTGTCTGCAAAACTGAATGAGTTGACATCATCTGGGAAATTGATAAAG GTGAATCGGAAGTACAGGCTTGCCCCTAGCTCATCTTTATTAGAAGGGCGAAGCTCCAAAATGCTGCTTCTTGAAGATATACAAAGGGAGCCAGTCAAGGTAGAGAGGGTAGAGAGGGATGAGTTTGCAGCCCGCACTAAATCTCAAGTGGATGCTGAACTTGCACGGATGAGAAACATGACTGCAGAAGAGGCTGCAGCTGCAGCGGCTCGTGCAGTTGCAGAGGCAGAAGCTATCATGGCTGAAGCTGAAGCCGCAGTAAGAGAAGCGGAGGCTGCAGAAGCTGATGCTGTAGCTGCACAAGCCTTTGCTGAAGCAGCGATGTCGACATTGAAAAGCCGAAGTTCGACAAAATTG ATCATTCGAGGTAGAGACATCTCATGA